The region TGGGAACGCAGATGATGAGGGGGTGGAAGGGAAGCCACACTGCATCCTGATTCCTCTCAGACATCTAATTTGACTCCATAATCAAACTTTGGTCATGGATCCACTTTCTCATAAGCATTCAAAGCAGCAGTTTTTTATACTTCCACTGAGCCGTAGCAGAAGTATAGAACTTCTATTCTATTAGAATgactattcaaataaaaataatccctATGAGCCAACTTAAACCTTAAATCACAGTCCACACAACATTTCAAGGTTTTATCACCATCACATCCCTCCGCCCAGGTGGTCGCCAGGGTGATGTGTACCACTTATTATCTAAAAACTAATCAGCTGTGGAGAAATCAGGCTGTAAGTACATAAATACAATGGTGATACTGCTGACGATGCATCAGCCCTGATGGAAGTccggtgggttttttttgttttttttttagccttatattttagaaatatctgTCTTCCCCACAATGTAAGGATTGTCGAATTTATTCTTACCCATAACTTCTTTGTCGtactgacaaaataaaagttgcaaatttaatttttaaaaattgtatataATATTCAATCAGCCGCAGAAAGTTATTTTCTGACTCAAAAGACGACCATTGCTATGTAACATTGTGGTATGTCTCCACTGCAccactaaaacacacaaacatagaAAATGACAGAAGTGAAACTTCTACATAAACAGATTGTTCGGGCTGCACAGACCTGCTGGAATAAAGTGGTTTGCTGCCCCCTaatggtaaaaagaaagaagtacCTGCTACAGGGATAGTTAATGGTTGGCCAACTTATTAAAGAAACATGCATAAAAGGCTGGCATGAAGGTCttcatataaaatgtatttggaGATAAATAGCTTTAAGTGACTCAGTGTTGGTTGGACATTCAACCAgtgtgttaatttatttttctatttttgtgttaaGTAACTTTAGTCTTTGCTATAATGCAcaaatgttcaaacatttagttcaaacactaaatcttttgacataaaattcacacctgatgtaaaaaaaaaaaaaaaaaaaaaggaggaaaaatagCATGTTTGATATCAGGGGGAAACATGTggaactaaatttaaaaaaaccctaataATATGGAGCTGctgaaaccaaaacaatgtcaaaatcaaGCAATAGAGTgataattcatatttattcaaaacTATTAATTAAAGAACAAGAATCACATACTgtgttcaaacacaaaaactcgAAACTTAAAATTGGAAAATGCAATGGAGTAAACAAGCAGGAGGAGTCACAGGAattattataaatatgttttgtttgttttttttaatctaaaaccagaaaattctatttacaaaaacatgaatgGTGAGATAAAAGGGCATTTtgactgcaaaataaaacataactgacaagggtatatatatatatatatataatagctgatcagaccattacaTCACACTAGGGTAGCTAAGCATGACAcaattactaaataaaaaaaggaacacGGTACAGACACATTTATTGGTAaactaaacacattaaaaaggaaagcaatattaaactttaaatacaaacACTGAGCTAAATACCAAATGCTAGAGTGACTGTATAAAATACAAGATCTGCCTGTACATTAGTGGTGCAGAGGAATCATCACCTCCAGGTATTTAGATCCTGGTCATTTGACTAAACAAACTACTGATGGCAGATACAAAAATGAGTCATAATCATAAACTGAAGATGAGAAATAAgacagttaaaaatatatataatacagtccaactcaataaattagaaaattattgaaaatcccatttattttatgaactttcTCACCAAGTTGAACTCATCATATAGATTATTTGCAAACATGGATGTTTGAaagactttatttctgttaattatgatgatttccTACTTGCAGCTGttgtaaatatgacatttaaaattagaaaattacattagattaaaaaaaaaaaactttttaaatacagaaatgtgagcgtaatgaaaagtatgtttaatagcTGCTTtatggttgttttctttttgggatccgtattctaatttattgaaaatgactgTGAGCACGCTGAAAATTAGAACAAGTGTAAAAACAATTCGTTCCAAATTAAAGAGCATTATTGTATTTGCAATAATGAATgctataaatgtaaaaaaacaacaacaatggacTAGGGGGAGGGTCACCAGGTGTGGTCAGGGGTTTGGCCATCAGAGAATATGAATAAAAAGGCCAGAAAGAAATCAGTTTAATCTGAGTCACAGCACAAAGGTAAATGTGTGGCTAATATATTTGACAATCTAAGAAAACGTTCACAGTAAGCTTACTGAACTAGGAAATCATTCAGTGCAATATGAATCTCTTCCTTATGCTGTATTTTCTGTCTCAATctacaaaataactttaaaaggGGATAGAAGGTATAAAAGCAGGCTACACTACGGATGAAGAAATAAGtaactttaaattaactttgtaAAATACACATTATTCAACTGATCAtatcacaataataaataaatcatccagACAGTTGGTTGACTTCAGGTTTGAGTGGTATGTGTTTCAGAGCTTGTGTCTTTGGTCTTCTTTAAAGAcagcacaaaataaatgaagatgAAGAAACCTGCGAAacagaaagtgaagaaaatgcCAGTGAGTAATACTGGAGCACTGACAATCTATCGGTTTTTGCACCAGGTGCCACAACACACCAAATTCAGTCACGTTGTGACGAGCTCTCCTGACCTTGCAGAGGGTTCAGGATGCAGAAGGCGTAGAGCGCAGGAGTGGTCAGGTCACCAAACGAGAAGAAGATCACGCCCCAGGTGAGGCCCAGCAGGACCAGAAGCAACAGCAGGGTGACAATTTCTCGCTTGGTGTTTTTGAGGCCGCTCCACTTGCGCTGATTCACCAAACATGAAGGGAAACACATGGACAAAAATGATAGCTgatccaaaaaagaaaaaaaatcatcaagaCATTACGACATGCTCTGTCACTCTATATTTGCACAAAACTGCTGCTTAGAAACTGGGTGTATTTTTGGATGATTGGGAAGAAGTTCCACATTTAGACAgccattgttgttgttgttgttgtctggCAGTGCAGTCAAACATTCTGCACATGTGGAGTATTTCATGCCTCTGTGATGGATGCTacagaaacaaatgtaaacGGGGCTTtggtttaattcattttattccaTGGAAATctcaggaaaatgttttctcacagCGGTTTAATTAAACGTACGCATGCCCAATTGAAATGCAATTTAatgcaactaaaataaaagaccAGCAGTGATGCAGTCGGGAGATGAGTGCAACTGACAAATCAGAGTAAATCAAGGCTCAAGTGAACTTGCGGGGAGGTGGAAACAAAATTATCTGGCTGAGCATTTAAAGACAGTTGAAGACAAGTCCAAAGAGAGTCTTTTTCTACCAACTGTGTAACCCCCTAAAGACTGTCTTTTTCTAAACCACTTTGATGGTGGCTAAAACTATGGCACAAAGAATGTCTGGCCAACTTCAGCAAGTCTCTGTCTTGTCCCCAACGCATCTGGGCCTTTACAAAACTTGTTGACAAACCGAGGAGGAAATTCACCCAGTGAAGTGTCTGTGTTAGAGCAGGAACACAACCAAACCGTGCAGGACTTTGGCTCTTAAGGAGTAGACTTGGCCACCCCAGCTAAACATAAGACACATAATAACTAAGAAAGGACTGAACCAAAGTTAAACAGAAAGATGGCTGATCTAATCGAAGAAAAGGAAACTAAGGAATACAGTCGAAAATCAACTCAAACAACCCGGGATCCTTTACAAAAACGTCATTTCACACTTACATTCCTGTTGACTGTATTTATCAAACAGTGCATTGAGCTCAgattattattcaaattagttcaAAAAGTTTTATATCCAAGGAACCCCAGCAGATTGCATAGAGTCAGTGACTTGCAGCATTGATGCCTCATGGACGGAGAGACAGTAGACAATCACTTGTGTTGTGTCACTGATTTTACATCAGTCCCTCATGCCGAGAACGCAGCGAGCGAAGGTGGAGAGGTAGAAACTGTGTTCTTGTTAACGAATCAATAACAAGGCTAGAACAGAAGGTGACAAACCTTATGATTACCTTATAATGACAATTACCTCTTTGCTATCGTGGGAGCCCACAAACCATTTCACTGTGATTCCAAACATTATCAGATTGAACAGGAACATCAAACTGAACAGTCCAACTGTGGTTCCCATCTTCACTTTGTCTTCAGTTATGTAGCATCTATATGTagacaaaaaggaaagacaatcatttttgtcatatagcagaaaaaaaaacccaggaaGAAATAAACTCTTATACGCAGTGGTTATGCTTTAACATTcacatttacccagaatccaaagtatatttaaaataactcaTAATTTAAACTTCAATAATTATCAATGTTGCGCACAATAAActtttttgagtgttttgtcTTTACAATGCTGTTCCGTTTGGGTTGGACAGGTCCACAGATGTACGACCATATATGTCTTTGTTTATGATCGCCACCACTGACACAATGACCGCTGGAAGACCTGAAACACATGAACTGGTACCTTAGCTTAAGGCTGCAGACATTAACTTCCAGACTCAGCCGACGCCACTCACCCCATCCCACCACGCTGAGTTTCAGCAGGTATCGCCTCACATAGACGTTGAAGACTTTGACCAGGAGGAGGTAGAGGTGGAAGCCCTCCAAGGCCATCCAGGTGAAAGAGGCCAGCAGGGAGTAGTGAAGAAGAAGAGCCACATAGAGACAAAGCTCAGTGGAGGACGACGCTGCCGCCGCCTGGCTGGGGAGGAAGTGAACGTTGAGGAGGATCAGAGCGACTGCCAGGCTGATGTGGATCTTCTTGGAATCGTCTGCTCTGAGTTTCCTGTCAGACACAGAAGATAAGAACAGCTGTAGGCGACAACTTTTAGCAGATTGTATTCTCATGTTGTTTCAAAAATCATATAGTGTAACATGAAAGGAAGTGTGGATGAGGTGCTTGAAATATGGTTAAAACTAAAAGTCAAGGCAGCAACTATACATGCTGGGAAGGGTGGCAAATaggcaaacaaagaaaaaaatagaaatattagaGGAAGGTGCTGATTTAGGGGAAATGAAATAGTCATTTGAGTAATGGAAAAACTCCAAATCTATGAAATAATCCAAATCTATGAAATAACACTTTACCTGTTGACCGTGAACATTAAAACCGTGATGACTAGAGCAAACAGAGAGATGCCACAGCCGATGTAGGTGATGTAGGACAAGATCTCAGCGTCTCTAGAGGAGATGCTTCCGTATGAGACACTTCCATTAGACGTAAATGTATGAGACACCTGTGGTGAAGATGAAATCATGTTTCTGTTCTATGTAGCAACCTTTTTATTGTGATATGTACATAGCCATTTATTAGCTcttaaattacaatattttactaatcataaaatagaacagaatagaaataGTTAATCCACTTTTTGCCTATTTTGTGCAATTAGCCGGTATGAGAGAATTCCAGAAGTTCAAGCTTTTCTGCTGGTAATCATACAGTATGTCTCTTGTTCCGATTGCTTCTCGTCAGAGAAGTTTTCCGACATCTGACATGGACCTTGTCAAGCCAGGCGACATTCTGGCATTACTAATAtcttaaactattttttttttctcaaggtAGTTTAAAGTTACCATAAGTGTGGTTTGAATCCCAGATCACCTCTGAACACTGTTCCTTTGCTGTAATAGATATCAACTGGGAAGATTTGTAGAGTTtatgtttgttatgatgtactCTGCTTATGATTTTAGCGTGCAGAGGACAGCCCTCACAGATATGTAATAACAGAAAGGTTTGTCCTACCAAAAGCACGCCAAAGTATGTGAGATGGTCACAGGAACAGGTGACATGACTCTGACTACGATCCCACAGGGTAACGCAGCCATCCACGCTAAAATCTGGTAAATCAGAGAGGGAACAGTTTTGTTAAAGACTATAGCTGCATTTCTATTGACCTTGTGctaattggaattatgaaatcATATGTTATTTTAATTGCCTTCCTTATTTAGTTcaaacaaattcaattcaatttaattgtGGTTTTTGGACATGATCAGAATGGCGACCAAGATTTGcgatttgcacacatttgtaacggCCATGCAGCTCATGTCACATGTTCACCAGCACATAACAACTCTATAAGAAAGTCTGTCTGTATCTTATCCAACAAATAAGCATCTTTTATGTTGCTGCGCGAGATTTATATAACTTTTGATGCTTACTTTGTGTCGTAGTATTTAAGAACACACACACTGGCCTCAGGTTTTCCTAAAAcgcaaaaataaattgtttagtAGAGGTCAATATCGGATGATATTTTCATGTATCTTTACTAAACCAGGTCACCTACATTCTGAAACAACATGCTGGGATCTGGGCTGTTTTTAGTCTGTTTCTAGTCCCAGCAGTCATCCTCCTAGAATGCTGTCACAGCTTATCTACCGTCATCAAGAGGAGCTTTAGAGGAGCCTGAATCCATCCCTTCAGTGCCTGGGTGTTAACCTACTGTGGTAACATCAGGCCCCTCAGTTCTGCTCTGAGGTTTCCTTGTGCGATTCCTTACCTCTTTTTGTGCCCTTTAAAAGTTTCCCCATCAACAAACTGGATCGACTCCTCCATGACTCTCCAGCTCTCTGTGATCATCTCCAAGGTCTCGGTGAAGACCTGGATTTCTACCGCGGCTGGTTTCTCAAAGACAACTCTTTCCTTCATCAATCCCTGTGAAACATGATCGCCTTTGCAAATATTCATTGCGCTGAGGTTCCATTCTCATAACCTCTGACCTCAATCTCACTTGTTTCCTGGAACCATCTCTGCTCAGACCGCTCCGCCATGGACTGCCTCTCCATGGTGGACGATCACCAACCCTGCAGTAAGCTCCGACCCCATCATCATGTCCCTGTTTAGACTCATCTTCCCTTCCACTGTTCCCAAATCCCCTCTCATCCAGAAACACTCcagacaaagataaaaaaaattttgtaaagaacttAAAACTCCTAAGTGTTGGGATGTGGGTCAGGCAGCTTTCAAAAACCGACACAAGTTTTAAGCTTGAGTTTAACAATAAAACTGTTACATTTATGCTTGTTGTAAAATTTATGGTGATGTTGACTCGTTCCTGAAGTCCTGAAATGTTCTTGCCACGCACGCTCAGGCCAAGCAGCCGACGATCATACAGTTCATCTGAGCGCTCCAAAGCAGcctacaaaagaaaatgcagtcaGTATATCTGAAAGGTGCTAAACATTTGTCATTAGCCAACATTGGACTAACAAATGTATATATTAGTTGCACATCTCAAATCCAAGGGTTATTTTATTACGTTTTACTTTGCTCATTGtgggggtctttctgcatgcagtttgcatgttctccctgtgcatgtgtgagttctctctgggtactctgacttcctcccacagtccaaatacatgactgttaggttgattggtctctctaaattctccttatgTGTGCGTGGtggtttgtcctgtctgtctctgtgttgtcctgcgATACTTTTTAATAATGATTTACAGTTTGTAGGGAACACTGCTGGAAATGCAGCTCAACTACCCTCCCATTCTCTGTAAGAGACGTCCACCAAACAGAGACTAAAAGTTTATATTCACGGACAACTAGCATAAGAAAAACTTACTCAGGGATCTCAGTACATTGTTTCCGGATacctaaataataataataataataataataataataataataataataataataataataaatacctAAAATATGAATGACAGTGGTCCCTGAGAACTGGAATTGTGAAACACTGGTTTAAAGTGACCAAACCAAAATAAGCTGATCAAAATCACCTGACATTACCAGCTCAGTCATTTCAAACCTTTTGTTGCTTAATTTCGTTCTATGTCGTTATCTATGAAATATGTACACCATCTACAGAGAACATTTCTAGAAGATTTATGTTGGCTTAAACTGTTTCGAATCTCTTGGAAATCACAAACGCAGCACAAGTATGAGCGTTTTATCAGGGTAACGCTGTTCGAAGAAGAGCTGAGCAATGATTTGTAATTGTTTAACAGTCAAAAACCAAAGAATTTACATCCTAAATTTCAACGCATCCTCTGACCTCTTTGGGAAGCTGAATCATGGAGAACACAACTGTATTTTCCTCGCCAAGATTCAACTCTTGAGGCAGATGAACCAACACCGATCTGTTTGGCATGATCACACCTGATGTCACCTGGTGTAGATCACAGCCAGACATAGGAATAGGAAGATTGAAGAAGAGCCATAAAAAACATAGTTCAAGATTCTCTGCTCATGTATCTTTGATCAGAATAAGTATAAAATTAAGTGTTACCTCATTGTCATTGGCAGAAATGTTAAGACCTTTGAAAGGACTGGCGGGTTTATGTAGGAAAGCCATAATATTTTCCTCATGGATATGTGTCTCGTTAGTCACCTCTGTTTCCTCCAAAACATTCTCCATGAATTGAAATGTTCTCGTGGAAAAACAAGAGCACACACAGAGTAAAACACCCAGTCGTCAAAGAAAGGGACAGAATATCTGTGTAagctgaaatatatatatatataagtatatatatataaatatttacttcacATCTTCATCATTTTTACGTTGCATCTTCAAATCCTGGGTGTAATTTCTCATGAAACATGAGGTAGTATTTTTAGAAACCCTGTCTACAGAGTAAAATGACATGTTATTACATAAAGAGCTACAGAAAGTCGTCAATGCAACTTTCAGTTGCACAACTTTCAAGATACAAATGAGAGACTTATCATTAATGAGTTTAATGATAAGTTATTATCATTAAtaataacttattaattacGATAATAACTTAATGATAAGTTATTATCATTAAactcattaaagctttttgGTAGCATCATTGTTTCCTGTACCGCTACACCGGAGAAAGAAACATAGGCAGACACTGAGCTTTATATATAttggcttgcaaaagtattcatatcccttcaacttttccatattttgtcacattacaactacaaacataaatatattttattgtcacTTAAAAGACCGAACGCAAAGAAAATTATGCACGattcaaaaagcttttttacaaatgaaacactgaaaagtgcagtgtgcaaaagtattcagcccCCCTGAGTCAATACTTGGTTAATCTGCCTTTTGCTGCAGTTCCAGCTGCTAGTCTCTAGGGTTCGTCTCTACCAGCTTCTCACATCCAGTGACTGAAATGTTTGACCATTCTTTGCAAagcagctcaagctcagtcagattacATGGAGAGAGTTTGTGAACAGAAGTTTTCAGAACCTGGCCTGGCTTTCtgtttaattcaattcaaaaatactttattgatcccaaagggaaattaaataattagggTGGCTGTCCTACTGGAAGCTGAACTTCTCAGTCTCCAGTCTTGACtccaacagatgtttttttttccccacatcgtcCCGTTtttatctccatccatcttcccataaACTCTGACCATCTTTTCTGTCCCATTTTTCTTGCCACTCCTCCATAAAGACCACATTTGAGCAGTGCATGACTAGTAGTGGAGCAGTGGATCTCTGCATCTGGTCCAGAGTCACCATGAACCTGTTCGCTGTATCTCTGATCAGAGCTCTCCTTGGTCAGGCTGGAAGTGTAGGTGGACGGCCTGGTCTTGGTATGTTTCTAGTTGGGTCATGCTCTTTCCATTTCCTGATGGAAACAGTGAGATGTTCAACATCTGACAAATCTTTTTATAGCCTAAGCCCTTGgacttcatgatgctgtttgctcctAAAATATTCCCTGAACCTCTGAGGCGTCACAGCAGCTGGATTTGTACTGAGATTAGATTACACATTGTTGCACTCAGAGAAAACGgggctgaatacttttgcgcaatatgtttttcagtttatttgaaaaaaatacaaaataaatttataaatattttgcatcatttatcaatttctttctacttcacaaGTGGTATACTACTTTGTGGTATAGCACAAAGTAGTATTTAGCATAGAATTCCAATgaactatatttatatttgcgGTTGTCATGTGACAATATGGATAAGTTGAAGGGATATGAACTGTACATGTTTACCTTACGTACAGTAGGTCACTCTACACTGAAATTAGTTACTCACTTGAAGCTTGACAAGGAGGTGGGGAACAAAACGCTTTCAGTTCTGCATTTATGTGGTCTAACCAGGTTGTTCCGTTGCAGTCATTGTAGTCTTCTGAAGGATTGactacaaattaaaaacaacacattaaaataacaaatgccTATAAAAATAGCTGTCTAGAATACCGTTAGTAGAACTTAAATTCCTATTTAGGTTTCACACAACATGACTGGTAAAAAGATgccaatttaaaacatttcaatattaCATAAAAGTAGAACACTGAAGTTGCACCTTTGCGATCAGACGCTGTTACGGTCACTGACCTCTAGGGGGCTCTCTTCATGAGAGGTGCAATGTGTTGGAGCTCGTCAGCCACCATAAAGAGCTACAACCAGACATGTCAGGTCCCTTCTTTTTTCTCTGGGCCTTGATCTGATGTGATCTTGTCTGTGAGCGGATTGCTTGTGGAGACTTTGGATGGTTTTGCTGTGAGCATTTTTGTGACGCATCAAGTGTACAACTAAATATGGTGGGATGGTGTTCCGCCCTCCCGACTATGTGCACCAGGTGTAGCAAGAAGCGCGCAGTTGATTGGTGGGCGGGGCGGATGGCTTTATAGCTGAGCAGGCCGCTGCGAGGTGCGTGTGTATCAATTATCAATTTGGGTTTAGAAAAGGTAGAAGTACAATAGATCCTGCATTATATCTGGAATATGAAATTAGACGGGCTCAGATtaatagcaattttttttagatgtagaAAAAGCTTATGATGTGTTATGGAAAGAAGGgttgttaattaaaataaaacaaataggGGTAAGGGGTAAAATATAcagatggattaaaaaaattttaactgaaagaaatataaaagtatAAGTAGGTGGCGAATTAAGTGCAAAACATCAAGTCGAAAATGTCCTATGCTATTTATTATAATGATTaatgctatttttaataatatagaTAAATCTTTTGGTGTTTCATTATTTGCAGATGATGGTCTTATttggaagagggggaaaaacatAGAATTTGTAAATAGGAAACTACAAGAGGCGTTACACAATGTAGAAGCTTGGGCTTTAGAATCTCAATATCCAAatctaaagttatttttactaatagaaaattaaatgttactgcAAATCTCAAATTATTTGAGAATGTTATAGAAAGGATAGATCAAATAAAGTATTTAGGAATCTGGTTTGATAAAAAACTTGCATGGAAAATTCATGTTagtaaaataattgaaaaaagtaaaaaaaaaatcttaaatataatGAGATGTTTCAGAGGAAAAGAATGGGGAGCTGatagaaaagctttaaaaacaatttacactGGATTAATCAGATCAATTTTTGATTGTGgatgtattttatataattcaGCTTCAGGTAGTTTACTAAACAAAATAGATAGAATACAATATCAGACATTAAGACTTTGTTGCGGAGCGATGAAAACTACCCCAGTTTCAGCTCTACAAGTGATGAGATGCCACTGGAGCTCAGAGGAAAACAACTAGCCATAAATTACTGGGCAAATATTAAAGGGCATAAAGAAAGTTATCCTCCATATGTCATGCTACAACCttgtcaagaaaaagaaataaagcaaataaatagttttggatggattataaaaaatgaaataagagaTGTAGGAATAAATCATAGTTTAATTAGTCCTGTGATTGTTATTCCTGCTATCCCACCATGGATAATTGGACAAGCTGAAGTTGATTTAAGTTTATTGAAAAGAGGAAGACAACTAGAAAAGAAAGAGTTGGAAAGTTATATAGGAAAAGAATATGCAGagtatatacaaatatatacagatgCTTCCAAAATGTCTAATGACAATATAGGAATAGCATTTATAATTCTGGATTTAGATATGATGAGAAAGTTGACAGTGTATACAGGTGAATTAATGGCTATTTTAATGGCTTTAGAATGGATTGAGGAAACGAGAGAGAGGGAGGTTAtaatttgttcagattcaagTATTGCATTAATAAGTATTTTAGAACTAAATTCAGAATCAAGACAAGATATAATATTGGATATTAATCATTCAATTTTTAGGATTAAAAATGATG is a window of Xiphophorus maculatus strain JP 163 A chromosome 4, X_maculatus-5.0-male, whole genome shotgun sequence DNA encoding:
- the LOC111608416 gene encoding adhesion G-protein coupled receptor G2-like; protein product: MRRIICWGLWWIIFQPMLSLRGEKNTHNNHTPPTVIQTEKYSRGGHNASATTHPKGTKVNPSEDYNDCNGTTWLDHINAELKAFCSPPPCQASNRVSKNTTSCFMRNYTQDLKMQRKNDEDVKTFQFMENVLEETEVTNETHIHEENIMAFLHKPASPFKGLNISANDNEVTSGVIMPNRSVLVHLPQELNLGEENTVVFSMIQLPKEAALERSDELYDRRLLGLSVRGKNISGLQERVNITINFTTSINENLRPVCVFLNTTTQNFSVDGCVTLWDRSQSHVTCSCDHLTYFGVLLVSHTFTSNGSVSYGSISSRDAEILSYITYIGCGISLFALVITVLMFTVNRKLRADDSKKIHISLAVALILLNVHFLPSQAAAASSSTELCLYVALLLHYSLLASFTWMALEGFHLYLLLVKVFNVYVRRYLLKLSVVGWGLPAVIVSVVAIINKDIYGRTSVDLSNPNGTALCYITEDKVKMGTTVGLFSLMFLFNLIMFGITVKWFVGSHDSKERKWSGLKNTKREIVTLLLLLVLLGLTWGVIFFSFGDLTTPALYAFCILNPLQGFFIFIYFVLSLKKTKDTSSETHTTQT